One genomic region from Streptomyces sp. Li-HN-5-11 encodes:
- a CDS encoding 2Fe-2S iron-sulfur cluster-binding protein, which produces MPTVIFQLPDGTERKVTAESGTALMQAAVSNGVEGIVAECGGNASCATCHVYVADAQCELVGPPNDVEDEMLDFTAAERRPTSRLSCQIQLSDALDGLVVHVPEEQV; this is translated from the coding sequence ATGCCCACCGTCATCTTCCAGTTGCCCGACGGCACCGAACGCAAGGTCACCGCCGAGTCGGGGACCGCCCTCATGCAGGCGGCCGTGTCCAACGGCGTCGAGGGCATCGTCGCGGAGTGCGGAGGCAACGCCTCCTGCGCCACCTGCCATGTCTACGTCGCGGACGCCCAGTGCGAGCTGGTGGGCCCGCCGAATGACGTCGAGGACGAGATGCTGGACTTCACCGCCGCCGAACGCAGGCCCACCAGCCGGCTCAGCTGCCAGATCCAGCTCTCCGACGCCCTCGACGGCCTGGTCGTCCACGTGCCCGAGGAGCAGGTATGA
- a CDS encoding fumarylacetoacetate hydrolase family protein has translation MKLANLAGRPVVVRDNRALDIADASKGAIEPRLEVLSDLSLHDELRALAARAAEEDWKTFEPADLGRVAKPYKAIGVALNYRAHAEESNLPVPDEPSVFAKFASSVVGPYDAIVVEPQYDKVDYEAELVVVLGRTGKNIPAADAWSYVAGVTAGQDVSDRKEQWRKPINQFTLPKSYDTFSPIGPYLVTVDEFEDPDDIEVAGWVDDLEVQRGRTSDLIFPVPELIAWLSKRVTFEPGDLIFTGTPAGCGVRRTPRLYLGEGKVLRTEVTGVGTMVNPVIAG, from the coding sequence ATGAAGCTCGCCAACCTCGCCGGCCGCCCCGTCGTCGTACGCGACAACCGTGCCCTCGACATCGCCGACGCGAGCAAGGGAGCGATCGAGCCGCGCCTGGAGGTACTGTCCGACCTGTCCCTCCACGACGAGTTGCGGGCCCTCGCCGCGCGGGCCGCGGAGGAGGACTGGAAGACCTTCGAGCCGGCCGATCTGGGCCGGGTCGCCAAGCCGTACAAGGCGATCGGGGTGGCGCTCAACTACCGCGCCCACGCCGAGGAGTCCAATCTCCCCGTGCCGGATGAGCCGTCCGTGTTCGCCAAGTTCGCCTCCTCCGTGGTCGGCCCCTACGACGCGATCGTGGTCGAGCCGCAGTACGACAAGGTCGACTACGAGGCCGAGCTCGTGGTCGTCCTGGGCCGCACCGGCAAGAACATCCCCGCCGCCGATGCCTGGTCCTATGTGGCGGGTGTGACCGCGGGGCAGGACGTCAGCGACCGCAAGGAGCAGTGGCGCAAGCCGATCAACCAGTTCACGCTGCCGAAGTCGTACGACACCTTCAGTCCGATCGGCCCCTACCTGGTGACTGTCGACGAGTTCGAGGATCCGGACGACATCGAGGTGGCCGGCTGGGTCGACGATCTGGAGGTGCAGCGGGGCCGCACCTCGGATCTGATCTTCCCTGTGCCCGAGCTGATCGCGTGGCTGTCGAAGCGGGTCACGTTCGAGCCCGGCGACCTGATCTTCACCGGCACCCCGGCCGGCTGCGGAGTCCGCCGCACTCCCCGCCTCTACCTCGGCGAAGGTAAGGTCCTGCGGACCGAGGTCACCGGCGTCGGCACCATGGTCAACCCCGTCATCGCGGGTTGA
- a CDS encoding carboxymuconolactone decarboxylase family protein, whose amino-acid sequence MPEKPRLQPVDEADLQEKTLASLAPYRDQDGRIYTIWATLAHHEDALRRYLVFSNHVLGKNTLPLKSRELMILRIAARAQAAYEWDQHVRIARRAGLADEAILSAATGAWDGLDELDRALLATTDSLVDSQGVDDELWDRLTAQLSTEQVIDVLYTVGQYLTIATVINTLGVQTESDLALPLPHPADLKEVPA is encoded by the coding sequence ATGCCGGAGAAGCCCCGCCTGCAGCCCGTCGACGAGGCCGACCTGCAGGAGAAGACACTGGCGTCGCTGGCGCCGTACCGCGACCAGGACGGCCGGATCTACACGATCTGGGCGACCCTGGCCCACCACGAGGACGCGCTGCGCCGCTACCTCGTCTTCAGCAACCACGTGCTGGGCAAGAACACCCTGCCGCTGAAGAGCCGGGAGCTGATGATCCTGCGGATCGCCGCCCGGGCGCAGGCGGCGTACGAGTGGGACCAGCACGTACGGATAGCCCGCCGGGCCGGTCTCGCGGACGAGGCGATCCTGTCCGCCGCGACCGGCGCCTGGGACGGGCTCGACGAGCTGGACAGAGCGCTGCTGGCCACCACCGACTCACTGGTCGACAGTCAGGGCGTCGACGACGAGCTGTGGGACCGGCTCACCGCCCAGCTGAGCACCGAGCAGGTCATCGACGTCCTCTACACCGTCGGCCAGTACCTGACCATCGCCACCGTCATCAACACGCTCGGCGTCCAGACGGAGAGCGACCTCGCCCTGCCCCTCCCCCATCCCGCCGACCTCAAGGAAGTGCCCGCATGA
- a CDS encoding AMP-binding protein encodes MTQTFGAHLVTGAAESGSRTALVFEDRSWTYAELDLAVRRTVARLDKFGVRKGDRVVMQGAARPEALITLFAVTRMGAVLVPLHPQVTGSELAVVCEDTGPVAVVGDERFPAGTGLRLAWEELHPEDDGPEAVSYDAPAGSDVAVIAFTSGTSGRPKGVALTHDNLYWSMVGGLARLPFGESDTALVSTPLAHVAVLGGLPQCAWARRGTVILAPRFDPDLFIDLVRDHQVTCAFAVPAMSALLARHPRFADADLATLRWILSGGSPAQTATREQFRTRGIGVVNSYGLTETAAGVTYSAPEEPATSTGAPVPHVELQVVDETGAPAPVGEIWVRGPSVASVYWTSAGARPVTDPDGWFHTGDRGRFDASGRLEVVGRLKDTIITGGENVDPAEVENALADFPGVLEVAVSGTPDPVWGELVTAFLVTGSGAPALDDIRSHLDGRLARHKWPRRLCVVPALPRGATGKLQRTRLTTLLDN; translated from the coding sequence ATGACGCAGACGTTCGGTGCTCATCTCGTCACCGGCGCGGCCGAGAGCGGCTCCCGGACCGCCCTCGTCTTCGAGGACCGGAGCTGGACCTACGCCGAACTCGACCTCGCGGTACGACGCACGGTCGCCCGTCTCGACAAGTTCGGGGTGCGCAAGGGCGACCGGGTGGTGATGCAAGGGGCCGCGCGGCCCGAGGCGCTGATCACGCTGTTCGCGGTGACGCGGATGGGGGCGGTGCTGGTGCCGTTGCACCCGCAGGTGACCGGGAGCGAACTCGCGGTCGTGTGCGAGGACACCGGGCCGGTGGCCGTGGTCGGCGATGAGCGGTTCCCGGCGGGGACCGGCCTGCGGCTGGCCTGGGAGGAGCTGCATCCCGAGGACGACGGGCCCGAGGCCGTCTCGTACGACGCCCCGGCCGGCTCCGACGTCGCGGTCATCGCCTTCACGTCCGGCACTTCCGGCCGCCCCAAGGGCGTCGCGCTGACCCACGACAACCTGTACTGGAGCATGGTCGGCGGTCTGGCGCGGCTGCCCTTCGGCGAGAGCGACACCGCGCTCGTCTCCACGCCGCTGGCGCATGTCGCGGTCCTTGGCGGGCTTCCGCAGTGCGCCTGGGCGCGGCGCGGCACGGTGATCCTGGCCCCGCGCTTCGATCCGGACCTGTTCATCGATCTGGTCCGCGATCACCAGGTCACGTGTGCCTTCGCCGTGCCGGCCATGTCCGCTCTGCTGGCCCGCCACCCCAGGTTCGCCGACGCCGACCTGGCCACCCTGCGGTGGATCCTGTCCGGTGGATCACCGGCGCAGACCGCCACCCGCGAGCAGTTCCGGACACGCGGGATCGGCGTGGTCAACTCCTATGGACTGACGGAGACCGCGGCCGGGGTGACGTACTCGGCACCGGAGGAGCCGGCGACTTCCACGGGTGCTCCCGTGCCGCACGTCGAGCTCCAGGTCGTGGACGAGACGGGAGCGCCCGCCCCGGTCGGTGAGATCTGGGTGCGCGGACCGTCGGTGGCGTCCGTGTACTGGACTTCGGCGGGAGCGCGGCCCGTCACCGACCCCGACGGCTGGTTCCATACCGGGGACCGGGGGCGGTTCGACGCGAGCGGCCGGCTGGAGGTGGTCGGGCGGCTCAAGGACACCATCATCACCGGTGGCGAGAACGTCGATCCCGCCGAGGTCGAGAACGCGCTCGCCGACTTCCCCGGCGTCCTCGAGGTCGCGGTCTCCGGAACGCCGGACCCGGTCTGGGGCGAACTCGTGACCGCCTTCCTGGTCACCGGCTCCGGTGCCCCCGCACTGGACGACATCCGCTCCCATCTCGACGGCCGGCTCGCCCGGCACAAGTGGCCGCGACGCCTGTGCGTCGTACCGGCCCTGCCCCGCGGGGCCACCGGAAAGCTGCAGCGCACGCGGCTGACGACGCTGCTGGACAACTGA
- a CDS encoding VOC family protein, with translation MTIQSLGYVGIGTPDPTAWAGYARNVIGLAVETGEPEDPVRYRLRMDQHPFRMWLTEASAGGVTVIGWEVRDAAALDEMTVRLKESGVDVTEGTEEECRDREVARMVHFTGPVGIRTELFCGRRLAAGQFVSPLGVDFVTGDQGLGHVVMKTPHVQEAVDFYRDVLGFRLSDTADYPWGTFYFLGCNPRHHSVAFVRSYKNEGTHHILCEVTTPEEVGRALDRTREYDVKLMATLGKHANDGMFSFYMISPAGFGIEIGAGGVQVDEDTWVSRTYTADIWGHHPVP, from the coding sequence ATGACGATCCAGAGCCTTGGTTACGTAGGGATCGGCACGCCCGATCCGACCGCTTGGGCGGGGTACGCCCGCAACGTGATAGGCCTCGCCGTCGAGACCGGCGAGCCGGAGGACCCGGTGCGCTACCGCCTGCGGATGGACCAGCATCCGTTCCGCATGTGGCTGACGGAAGCGTCGGCGGGTGGCGTTACGGTCATCGGCTGGGAGGTCCGCGACGCGGCGGCGCTCGACGAGATGACGGTGCGGCTCAAGGAGTCCGGCGTCGACGTGACGGAAGGCACCGAAGAGGAGTGCCGGGATCGCGAGGTGGCCCGGATGGTGCACTTCACCGGCCCGGTCGGCATCCGCACCGAGCTGTTCTGCGGTCGCCGCCTGGCCGCCGGCCAGTTCGTCTCGCCGCTCGGCGTGGACTTCGTGACCGGCGACCAGGGGCTCGGGCACGTCGTGATGAAGACGCCGCACGTCCAGGAGGCGGTGGACTTCTACCGCGACGTGCTGGGTTTCCGGCTCAGCGACACCGCCGACTACCCCTGGGGCACCTTCTACTTCCTCGGCTGCAACCCGAGACACCACAGCGTCGCCTTCGTCCGCTCGTACAAGAACGAGGGCACCCATCACATCCTGTGCGAGGTGACCACCCCGGAGGAGGTCGGCCGCGCCCTCGACCGCACGCGCGAGTACGACGTCAAGCTCATGGCCACGCTCGGCAAGCATGCCAACGACGGGATGTTCTCGTTCTACATGATCTCACCGGCCGGCTTCGGCATCGAGATCGGTGCGGGCGGCGTGCAGGTCGACGAGGACACCTGGGTGAGCCGTACGTACACGGCCGACATCTGGGGTCACCACCCAGTCCCGTAG
- a CDS encoding acyl-CoA dehydrogenase family protein has product MHAQHAPRPADPLDLVELDTLLTPDERAVRDAVRTFCDRRVEPHIAEWFEQGAIEEIRGLTKELGELGLLGMHLEGYGCAGMSAVDYGLACLELEATDSGLRSLVSVQGSLAMYAIHAFGSEEQKQEWLPRLAAGTAIGCFGLTEPDSGSDPGSMRTAARRDGDDWILDGRKMWITNGSVADVAVVWARTDDGIRGFVVPTDAPGFSAPAIKHKMSLRASVTSELVLDSVRLPGSAVLPEVRGLRGPLSCLNEARYGIAWGAMGAARSAFRAALAYAGDRVQFGRPISSFQLTQAKLTDMALELAKGTLLAFHLGRVKDDRGLRPEQVSYGKLNNTRAALEICRTARTVLGANGISLEYPVIRHANNLESILTYEGTVEMHTLMIGQALTGQAAFR; this is encoded by the coding sequence ATGCACGCGCAGCACGCGCCCCGCCCGGCCGACCCCCTCGACCTCGTCGAACTCGACACTCTGCTCACCCCGGACGAGCGCGCCGTGCGCGACGCCGTCCGCACCTTCTGCGACCGACGCGTGGAACCGCACATCGCCGAGTGGTTCGAGCAGGGGGCGATCGAGGAAATCCGCGGACTGACCAAGGAGCTCGGTGAACTCGGCCTGCTGGGCATGCACTTGGAAGGCTACGGCTGTGCGGGCATGAGCGCCGTCGACTACGGCCTTGCCTGTCTGGAGTTGGAGGCCACCGACTCCGGACTGCGCTCGCTGGTCTCGGTCCAGGGCTCCCTGGCCATGTACGCGATCCACGCCTTCGGCTCAGAGGAACAGAAGCAGGAGTGGCTGCCCCGCCTCGCCGCCGGCACCGCCATCGGCTGCTTCGGCCTCACCGAGCCCGACTCCGGCTCCGACCCAGGCAGCATGCGCACCGCCGCCCGCCGTGACGGCGACGACTGGATCCTCGACGGCCGCAAGATGTGGATCACCAACGGTTCGGTGGCCGACGTGGCCGTCGTCTGGGCACGTACGGACGACGGCATCCGCGGCTTCGTCGTCCCCACCGACGCTCCTGGTTTCTCGGCGCCCGCGATCAAGCACAAGATGTCGCTGCGGGCGTCGGTGACCAGCGAACTCGTCCTGGACTCCGTACGACTGCCCGGATCGGCCGTGCTGCCGGAGGTGCGGGGACTTCGCGGGCCGCTGTCCTGCCTCAACGAGGCGCGATACGGCATCGCGTGGGGTGCGATGGGCGCGGCGCGGTCCGCCTTCCGGGCCGCGCTGGCCTACGCGGGCGACCGCGTCCAGTTCGGCCGCCCGATCAGCTCCTTCCAGCTGACCCAGGCCAAACTGACGGACATGGCCCTGGAGTTGGCCAAGGGCACGCTGCTCGCCTTCCATCTGGGCCGCGTCAAGGACGACCGGGGCCTGCGCCCCGAGCAGGTCAGCTACGGCAAGCTCAACAACACCCGTGCCGCCCTGGAGATCTGCCGCACCGCCCGCACGGTGCTGGGCGCCAACGGCATCTCCCTGGAGTACCCGGTGATCCGGCATGCCAACAACCTGGAGTCGATCCTCACCTACGAGGGCACCGTGGAGATGCATACCCTGATGATCGGCCAGGCGCTGACAGGTCAGGCGGCGTTCCGGTGA
- a CDS encoding MarR family transcriptional regulator, giving the protein MTDTVREPGSAGARRTREFSELLRHHHRELGTTDPRDLDAIEMVTDLTRLEARLTKDFEKHVHRPLGLTWAGFRILNALWIYGPLGQQDIGRVSGSTRASISSALATLESRGLVTRERVESDRRQLFVELTEEGRETLRKAIEAQTLRERAWTAVLRDDQLSELVHLLRTLVHQETPPAE; this is encoded by the coding sequence GTGACGGACACCGTGCGCGAGCCCGGATCCGCGGGGGCCAGGCGGACCCGGGAGTTCTCGGAACTCCTGCGCCACCACCACCGCGAGCTGGGCACGACCGACCCCCGGGATCTCGACGCGATCGAGATGGTCACCGACCTCACCCGACTCGAGGCCCGGCTGACCAAGGACTTCGAGAAGCACGTCCACCGGCCGCTCGGCCTGACCTGGGCGGGCTTCCGGATCCTCAACGCCCTGTGGATCTACGGCCCGCTCGGGCAGCAGGACATCGGACGGGTCTCCGGCTCCACCCGGGCCAGCATCTCCAGTGCGCTGGCCACCCTGGAGAGCCGCGGCCTGGTCACCCGAGAGCGGGTCGAGTCCGACCGCCGTCAGCTCTTCGTCGAGCTGACCGAGGAAGGCCGCGAGACGCTGCGCAAGGCGATCGAGGCCCAGACCCTGCGCGAGCGGGCGTGGACCGCCGTACTGCGTGACGACCAGCTCAGTGAACTGGTCCACCTGCTGCGTACGCTGGTCCACCAGGAGACCCCGCCCGCGGAGTGA
- a CDS encoding FAD-dependent oxidoreductase — protein sequence MTSAAGVVVVGGGQAGFSVVSTLRASGYGGPVAVFAAEPHLPYQRPPLSKKAHTEPDGVRVELVPESFYRERDIDLRLGEDVIALDPAARTVLTRAGRRVTYDHLVLATGAHNRPLSVPGAELDGVHALRSLDDALTIGRALTTAREVVVVGGGFIGLELAQVARARGARVTVVELTDRLLSRAVSAELEPRLRERHERASVRILTGTAVQALEALEGSGRVGRVVTSQGVLPADLVVYGIGAIPRDDLAREAGLAVDDGVVVDEQLRSVTDPRISAVGDCARHPHPHAEGLVRLESVQNAIDQGALVGRRLAGSPAGYESLPWFWSDQGEIKLQIAGLRTPSDAVRLVAGDSPDRLAAYAFRDGRLVAVETLNWPAEHLSARRLLERRTPVSAAELAGTTLGALVRARRAAEVRA from the coding sequence ATGACGAGCGCAGCCGGCGTGGTCGTGGTCGGCGGCGGGCAGGCCGGGTTCAGCGTCGTCTCGACGCTGCGTGCGTCCGGCTACGGGGGTCCGGTCGCCGTCTTCGCCGCCGAGCCCCATCTGCCCTACCAGCGGCCGCCGTTGTCGAAGAAGGCACACACCGAGCCGGACGGCGTGCGGGTCGAGCTGGTGCCGGAGTCCTTCTACCGCGAGCGGGACATCGACCTGCGGCTCGGGGAGGACGTGATCGCACTCGACCCCGCCGCCCGCACGGTCCTCACGCGTGCCGGCAGGCGCGTCACGTACGACCACCTGGTCCTGGCCACGGGTGCACACAACCGTCCGCTGTCCGTGCCCGGTGCCGAACTGGACGGCGTCCACGCCCTGCGTTCCCTCGACGACGCGCTGACCATCGGCCGGGCGCTGACGACGGCCCGCGAGGTGGTCGTGGTCGGCGGCGGCTTCATAGGGCTGGAGCTGGCCCAGGTCGCCCGAGCGCGCGGCGCCCGCGTCACCGTCGTGGAACTGACCGACCGGCTGCTGAGCCGGGCCGTTTCAGCGGAGCTGGAACCGCGGTTGCGGGAGCGGCACGAGCGGGCCAGTGTCCGGATCCTGACCGGGACGGCCGTGCAGGCCCTAGAGGCCCTGGAGGGCTCGGGTCGGGTCGGGCGGGTCGTCACCTCGCAAGGCGTCCTGCCCGCCGATCTCGTCGTCTACGGCATCGGGGCCATCCCCCGAGACGACCTGGCACGCGAGGCGGGACTGGCCGTGGACGACGGCGTGGTCGTCGACGAGCAGCTTCGCTCGGTCACCGACCCCCGCATATCCGCCGTCGGCGACTGCGCCCGCCATCCGCATCCGCACGCCGAGGGGCTGGTGCGGCTGGAGTCCGTGCAGAACGCCATCGATCAGGGAGCGTTGGTGGGCCGTCGTCTCGCGGGATCGCCGGCCGGCTACGAGAGCCTGCCGTGGTTCTGGAGCGACCAGGGCGAGATCAAGTTGCAGATCGCCGGGTTGCGGACGCCTTCGGACGCGGTGCGCCTGGTGGCGGGCGACTCCCCTGATCGGCTGGCCGCGTACGCCTTCCGCGACGGTCGGCTGGTCGCCGTGGAGACGCTGAACTGGCCCGCCGAGCACCTGTCCGCCCGCCGGCTGCTGGAGCGCCGGACACCCGTCTCGGCCGCCGAGCTGGCAGGGACGACCCTCGGCGCGCTCGTCCGTGCCAGACGCGCCGCGGAGGTGAGGGCATGA
- a CDS encoding cupin domain-containing protein — translation MVRRVVTGVDPSGKPVIVSDGEPPVTRQYVHTPGFARSLVWNTAAPAVPSADPTQSLKSYVPAPGETIALTVTFPPASVYADPGWDPAAAGAEQLEATPGLAELFEIDNPGMHTTPTVDYGVVLSGEVVLDLDGGETAVLRPGDLVVQNGTRHAWRNNGTEPATLFFVLIGAGGAA, via the coding sequence ATGGTCCGTCGTGTCGTCACCGGTGTCGATCCCAGTGGCAAGCCCGTGATCGTCAGCGACGGAGAGCCGCCCGTCACTCGCCAGTACGTCCACACTCCCGGCTTCGCCCGCTCCCTGGTGTGGAACACGGCCGCTCCCGCCGTCCCGTCGGCAGACCCGACGCAATCCCTGAAGTCCTACGTACCGGCGCCGGGCGAGACCATCGCCCTGACCGTCACCTTCCCGCCCGCCAGTGTCTACGCCGACCCCGGCTGGGACCCCGCGGCCGCCGGCGCGGAACAGCTGGAGGCCACGCCGGGCCTGGCCGAGCTGTTCGAGATCGACAACCCCGGTATGCACACCACACCCACCGTCGACTACGGCGTCGTCCTGAGCGGTGAGGTGGTCCTCGACCTCGACGGCGGCGAGACCGCGGTCCTCAGGCCCGGGGACCTCGTCGTGCAGAACGGCACCCGGCACGCTTGGCGCAACAACGGCACCGAGCCCGCCACGCTGTTCTTCGTCCTGATCGGCGCCGGCGGCGCGGCATGA
- a CDS encoding cytochrome P450 produces MSAPTTAAPGAPVVELDLAELRRDPYPAYAWLRRTAPLAWVPSVGRHLLTRYEDIVHAEKLPAVFSSREEGSLLLRTVGPNMLREDDPGHRRLRAAAEPPTRPRQVRDLWADAFERTAHELLDRIADRGEADLIADFAEPLVAANLALVLGLRTASAADVSDWSRAMMAANGNYADDPGIWLRAEQATRAIEEAVAEAADAVRGAPDGSVISSMVHAADPVSLTEIQNNVKVIIGGGVNEPRDVFGVGAWALLQRPEALEKVLKDPASWKRVFEETARWISPIGMYPRQLTQGYQIAGVTLPAGSRVALVIASGNRDESVFERADEFDLDRPHRPHLAFGGGPHFCMGAWVARHEVSAIAWPLVFSRLKGLRLAEGTTASDSGSAAGRLDGWVFRGLTSLNVTWHAP; encoded by the coding sequence ATGAGCGCCCCGACGACGGCGGCACCCGGCGCACCCGTCGTCGAGCTCGACCTCGCCGAGCTGCGCCGCGACCCCTACCCCGCCTACGCCTGGCTGCGCCGCACCGCCCCGCTGGCCTGGGTGCCGTCCGTCGGGCGCCATCTGCTCACCCGGTACGAGGACATCGTCCACGCCGAGAAGCTGCCCGCGGTTTTCAGCTCCCGCGAGGAGGGCTCGCTGCTGCTGCGCACGGTGGGCCCGAACATGCTCCGCGAGGACGACCCCGGGCACCGGCGTCTGCGGGCGGCGGCCGAACCGCCCACCCGTCCCCGCCAGGTCCGCGACCTGTGGGCCGACGCCTTCGAGCGCACCGCGCACGAGCTGCTGGACCGGATCGCCGACCGTGGCGAGGCCGACCTGATCGCCGACTTCGCCGAGCCGCTCGTCGCCGCCAATCTGGCCCTGGTCCTGGGCCTGCGCACGGCGAGCGCCGCCGACGTCTCCGACTGGTCCCGGGCGATGATGGCCGCCAATGGCAACTACGCCGACGACCCCGGCATCTGGCTGCGCGCCGAGCAGGCCACCCGGGCCATCGAAGAAGCGGTGGCCGAGGCCGCCGACGCCGTCCGGGGCGCGCCCGACGGCTCGGTGATCTCCTCCATGGTCCACGCGGCCGACCCGGTGTCGCTGACCGAGATCCAGAACAACGTCAAGGTCATCATCGGCGGCGGCGTCAACGAGCCGCGCGACGTCTTCGGCGTGGGCGCCTGGGCACTGCTGCAACGCCCGGAGGCCCTGGAGAAGGTGCTCAAGGACCCGGCGTCCTGGAAGCGGGTCTTCGAGGAGACCGCACGCTGGATCTCGCCGATCGGCATGTATCCCCGCCAGCTCACCCAGGGCTACCAGATCGCCGGCGTCACCCTGCCGGCCGGGAGCCGGGTGGCCCTCGTCATCGCCTCCGGCAACCGGGACGAGTCGGTCTTCGAGCGGGCCGACGAGTTCGATCTGGACCGCCCGCACCGCCCGCACCTCGCCTTCGGCGGCGGACCGCACTTCTGCATGGGCGCGTGGGTCGCGCGCCACGAGGTCAGCGCCATCGCCTGGCCGCTCGTCTTCAGCCGTCTGAAGGGGCTGCGTCTCGCCGAGGGCACGACAGCATCCGACAGCGGCTCTGCCGCGGGCCGCCTGGACGGCTGGGTGTTCCGCGGGCTGACCTCGCTGAACGTCACCTGGCACGCGCCCTGA
- a CDS encoding alcohol dehydrogenase catalytic domain-containing protein has translation MSATMRAARMHAVGEPMKIEELPVPEPGPGDVRVAVHAVNIVPNLANILNMWTTWFPHSPLPTLPAIFGLDPAGVVEAVGEGVQAFKPGDRVYVNPGRSCGSCRSCRGGDSINCASYAFAGYFGFSPTAVDLLDRYQGGLAEYMVAPAYSLVKLPDSLSFESAARFGYIGTMYSALRKAEAGPGKTILVNGISGTLGIAAALLAPAMGLTHVYGTGRDKALLDQVAKLAGGRLHLHSLDDGPLDDWVREETDGYGADIYIDALGPGAPHETFRAGMRAMARGGIAVNIGAVAGDLPIDIHRMMDQQLRLIGSAWFTSAEGQTMADMAGAGLLDLSPLEHHVYPLEQVNEAISGIAVRNGGFSNFLISPTAQ, from the coding sequence ATGAGTGCGACCATGCGAGCCGCGCGGATGCACGCCGTCGGCGAGCCGATGAAGATCGAGGAACTGCCCGTTCCCGAGCCCGGCCCCGGTGACGTCCGCGTGGCCGTGCACGCCGTCAACATCGTGCCGAACCTGGCCAACATCCTGAACATGTGGACGACCTGGTTCCCGCACAGTCCACTGCCGACCCTGCCGGCGATCTTCGGTCTCGACCCGGCGGGCGTGGTCGAGGCGGTCGGCGAGGGCGTCCAGGCCTTCAAGCCGGGCGACCGGGTCTACGTCAACCCCGGCCGCTCCTGCGGCTCCTGTCGTTCATGTCGCGGTGGCGACTCGATCAACTGCGCAAGCTACGCCTTCGCCGGCTACTTCGGCTTCTCCCCGACCGCCGTCGACCTGCTCGACCGCTACCAGGGCGGCCTCGCCGAGTACATGGTGGCCCCGGCGTACAGCCTGGTGAAGCTGCCGGACTCGCTGTCCTTCGAGTCAGCCGCCCGCTTCGGCTACATCGGCACCATGTACTCGGCGCTGCGCAAGGCCGAGGCCGGCCCGGGCAAGACGATCCTCGTCAACGGCATCAGCGGCACCCTGGGCATCGCCGCGGCCCTCCTCGCACCCGCCATGGGCCTCACCCACGTCTACGGCACCGGCCGGGACAAGGCCCTGCTCGACCAGGTCGCCAAGCTGGCGGGTGGCCGGCTGCACCTGCACTCCCTAGACGACGGGCCGCTCGACGACTGGGTCCGCGAGGAGACCGATGGCTACGGCGCCGACATCTACATCGACGCCCTCGGCCCGGGCGCCCCGCACGAAACCTTCCGGGCGGGCATGCGGGCGATGGCACGCGGCGGCATCGCCGTCAACATCGGGGCCGTCGCCGGCGATCTCCCGATCGACATCCACCGGATGATGGACCAGCAGCTGCGGCTGATCGGCTCGGCCTGGTTCACCTCCGCCGAGGGCCAGACCATGGCCGACATGGCGGGCGCCGGCCTGCTGGACCTGAGCCCGCTGGAACACCACGTATACCCCCTGGAGCAGGTCAACGAGGCCATCAGCGGGATCGCCGTACGCAACGGCGGCTTCAGCAACTTCCTCATCAGCCCGACTGCCCAGTAG